A stretch of Gouania willdenowi chromosome 21, fGouWil2.1, whole genome shotgun sequence DNA encodes these proteins:
- the chmp2ba gene encoding charged multivesicular body protein 2Ba — MDIFKKKTVDDRIKEQSKQLRVTQRGIARDRSVLEKEEKQIEAEIKKMAKSGNREACRILAKQLVQLRKQRNRTYAASSKLTSMSTQTKLMNSQMKMAGAMSTSAKTMQAVNKKMDPQKTLKTMQDFQKENMKMGMTEEMINDTLDEMFDDSGDEEECEDIVTQVLDEIGIEITGKMVRAPTPGRSVPGAAAATTSKKTTISDEEIERQLKSLGID; from the exons ACAGAATCAAGGAGCAATCCAAGCAGCTGCGAGTCACTCAGAGAGGCATCGCCAGGGACAGATCAGTGCTGGAAAAAGAAGAGAAGCAAATC gAGGCAGAGATCAAGAAAATGGCAAAAAGTGGGAACCGTGAAGCGTGTCGGATCCTGGCCAAGCAGCTGGTGCAGCTGAGGAAGCAGAGAAACAGAACATACGCGGCTAGCTCCAAACTCACCTCCATGTCCACGCAGACCAAGTTGATGAACTCCCAGATGAAGATGGCCGGTGCCATGTCTACCTCAGCCAAG ACGATGCAAGCTGTGAATAAAAAGATGGATCCACAGAAGACGCTGAAAACCATGCAGGACTTCCAGAAGGAGAACATGAAGATGGGCATGACTGAGGAAATGA TCAACGACACACTGGATGAGATGTTTGATGACTCTGGGGATGAGGAAGAGTGTGAGGACATTGTCACTCAGGTTCTGGATGAGATTGGTATTGAGATCACTGGAAAG ATGGTGAGAGCTCCAACTCCAGGACGCAGCGTTCCAGGCGCCGCCGCTGCCACCACCTCAAAGAAAACTACTATTTCTGACGAGGAGATCGAGCGACAGCTCAAATCACTGGGAATCGACTAA